Part of the Passer domesticus isolate bPasDom1 chromosome 30, bPasDom1.hap1, whole genome shotgun sequence genome, tgtggaattgttttcagatgtagaagaatctggactgaagacagaaacaaactccctgtcagcccatttgcatcttctagatcattttcaagatgtccttgggggtgttggaatgattatcacacagctctccacttctggctgcaggctctagagtttctttctctgcattcagtcaggcttgcattccctaagagttcttggtagcctctcatgttttcttagggtagaacagtaacaatgaaaaccttaccaatggcacaactgcccagcccacaaggaaaagaaaagaacaagctgtcgaattcttcaaatatttcttctgctttgctgcaagtgttgtgctgcacccacagtgtggaaagctgcagttggtggcacaccttgtgacagaagctgcacctcgttctccgggaaaggttcttggaaaaagcaaaccggactgaggagaagattctggaaaaactgaaagagcttttaagaaattaaatgaaaattgaaacaattcaagatgtttttctcgatttgtttttatggtccccttttccatcttgcactagttgtccatcccattaattccaaacagatctcacttctaagatcacttctaagatccatgagttggcaagttttagacattttaagataccatgacctagacacactttggcttcccctgtttttcttggaaatcaatgctggagaggtaagtgcagtgcttgggtcaggtacaaattctgcattcagggaatgtgctctgagagtgtttgaccctcagcagggacaatgcacagcagggactgaggggattcctgagccactgtgcaggagtccagactctggctctaggctgaactcggcaaagttcccgtgtttggacaggctcaggggctgccctcggggaacgtggggctcggggcgggggcgagcgggcaacggacaaacggacacggggacaaacggccccggagcttcagttgcagcagcggcagcggcagcggcagcagcagcagcagcagcagcagcagcagcagcagcgacagcagcagcggcagcagcagcagcagcagcagcgacagaAGAAACTTTAgagtctcttctcctctccctctcccgctgccccgtacctctcccgctctccctttcccgccgTCCCTCttctctccccgcctccctctccccgtgccgggctgggccatgcccccggcccgcccccggccccgggcggggctgccccgtgcccgcccccggccgtcccgccgccgcctggcctcagcccggctctggccgtgctggcgctggcgctgctgggcgggcgtcaatgcctggggctggggcggcatcgccggcttttgcctccgcctggcccgagcccggccccggccccggcgcagggtccagtcccggccccgaccccaaccccgagcccggccccggctcctcccgagGCCTgcggaggacacaggcggcgttgcctctcccgccgcctccgctgcggcttgcccggccagAGCTCCGCCACTCGGCAGCgcagccgccggccccgagcctcccGTGCCGCGTTCTGAAAaccgaacgccgggggatggccgggccggggcgggtgaggggcgctcgggggccgttgctggccccgggctgaGCGCTGagagccgcgtcccgcccgcagggaaggcgcaggaggccctgcaggagcgctACCGCCTGGGTTCCCTACTGGGGCGCGgaggattcggcagcgtctggtcagcgacgcggctctcggacggcgccccggtgagtggcggggccggcagcgggcggagagggaagagggagacaAGGACGAGAATGTCGGAGAGCAGTGGGAAGGGCGTTGAGCTCAGCCCGCTGCTCTCCCTTGCtcgcaggtggccatcaaacgCGTGCCGCGGGATCGCATCCGgcactggagcgagctggtgagtgagcggggccagcggcagaagccgggccgtgccgggcggtgAGGAGCCGGGGCCCGGCTGGGTGGGAGCCACCAGGAGCCCTGGGGGGAGAGCGGGcgtgggctgagcagggcatgcagagcatcccgggctgtctgaggggtcccagagccctggcacggcctcagctccactgacggcatcgcgctcctcccgcagccTGACGGCACCAGCGCGCCCGTGGAGAtcgtgctgctggccaaggtgtcctgtgactgtgctggtgtcattcagctcctggagtggcttgagctccccgacAGCttcttgatggtgctggagcgtcCAGAACGGTGCCAGGAGCTGTCGGATTTCCTGGCGGAGCGGAGGTTCCtgccggaggaggaggcgcgggggctgttccgccaggtgctggaggccgtgcggcactgcaccagctgcggggtcctgcacagggacatcaagCCTCAGAACATCGTGCTTGACCTGGCCAGCGGGCAGCTGAAACTGATCGACTTTGGCTGTGGCGCTTTCctccaagacacagcctacacccagtttgcaggtgagccctcgcaggggatgctcctgggcatctcatggcccagcCTGGGTGTAGCACTGGGGCTTCCCCCtactgcagctgggatgggattaaTGCTGGAGCCAAGTTGATTTGGTTGGGGTGTGAggggggccagctcccagccctgctgacagcCTTCAGTACCCagtgtgccctgggctggggctggagctggtgcagccagCCCGACAAAAACCCCCATGGGGGTAGTGGAGAGGGGGGTCTGAACCCATGCCCTGGATGGTTTGgtgtgcaggggaggaggggcttggactgctccactccccttgtttgccttggcttattaacattttttgggggcccatgcaggcagagaggagagtGGGTTTTCTCCACCAgtgggtgggtttttcctttctgtgtcatGGTTGGGCCTTCCCAgggtttctgctgccctcttccagcaccagtggcttcttttccagccctgagtTTGTACACAAGTCCCAGGTGATGGTGAGAGGGCAGCGGTCACCCCGTGTGTTGCTAGAGCAGCCCCCAcatgcccagggatgctggggccaggctctgggagcagcagcatccccctgctgagctctgtctgTGTTCCACAGGAACCCTGGCCTACAGCCCTCCAGAGTGGACCCAGCACCAAAGCTACCATGGCGAGGCAGCGACAATCTGGTCCCTGGGCCTCCTGCTGTACCAGCTGGTTGTGGGGAAGCACCCGTTCAGGAGGGGCCAGGAGATCATCTGGGGGCGCATCTTGTTCCCACCACGGCTCTCTCAaggtggatcctcatctctgggcacagggggaataccaatgctgggagacagcagcgggctgatgggcatcctgctctggcagctgctgaggaggtggcacatgtcctgctctcctctaAACAGAGAATCCATGGGGAAGTttaggcccagctctgggcacaccccgtatggcctgggcacaggaacagggggAAACTTCTCCAAGTGACTGGTGATTTCTGGTTTGTCTCCCCAGAATGCCAAGATGTCATTAAGAGGTGTTTGTCCATGCAACCCTCGGACAGGCCATCATTAAAAGAGCTTTTCTGCCATCCTTGGGTGCAGGGTGCTCCTCGGCCCTAGAAGATGAGAGAGATCCATGTGCACAGTTGGATCCAGGGGCCTGGCAGGTAGGAGATCCACACATTTCTTGGCACTCAGTGGCAAAGCAAACCAGACTGGTTTTGTCCTGCCTgtagctctgagcaggggtCAGCAGAAGGGAACATGCAGCTcttgggctggagctgagctggagatcTGGTGTGGcaagcactggtggccaccatcCCCCCTGGTTTTGCTTGTCTGCTTCATGGatggctggggccctgggcagagccctgacagcctggtctgctcccagggaaggagaaggagctcctggagaagctgtaccaggtggggctgctgctggagacagcaagGACAACCTCAAGGACAACAATCTCTTCCTTGGCCTGGCCAGCTGAAGATGATGGACTTGgattctggcagcttctctaaAGACACACTCCACACCCAATTTTCAGGTGAGTTCCACagccagggggatgctcccagatcTGGGCATGgcatggcctggctgggcaccaAAGGTTCCCCCTTTGCTGGGAGGGATGCAACAAATTCTTCGGTcgactgcccagctgctttttggctctgggcagctgctgagggctggatgtgccatggctggctgcaggctgggcacatgtcctgccctcctgccctgcttcccaaggcagcactgatgggcagctctgggcacagctctgggcacagccagcacggcctgggcattgcgggcagctgggacaaggggacaggagccctcagctgacgggcagtttctgctttctctccttgcagccaggctctgcagatgctgaggctgctctgggctctggcagggctctgctggagctcagcaccgggctggaatcagccaaagaagaaatggtgtcacctgcagcacagacttgcttgagcattttgacaacgcagctcaagtttgcagcgtGGACACCTCCAatggaaaacatgacacctcccaaaaattaaaatcgttcaataccttctgaaatcaaatcaatctgggatgactccaaatgacatttttcagcttgctcaagatgtagctcagcccttctctgaacagttctctcccccacctgccttttacttctcaactgctcccttttttcccccagtgaattcccagcccatcgcagtctccatcacttgctggccttccgtgttgcccctgaccacaaggaaggccgagccccaggtttagggactcgtgctgtcactggctgaggagcagcaatgtctcagaggtccagtgggattttagtgtcattcagagccactctccagccctcagctctcctcactgctgagttcccactcccttttcttcatccttgcagcaggatgagctctgtgaatccccttgagcctccccactcttcccagcccacgcagccacctcagtgaggctgaagctgaagcttctctgtctcctctggcacaccagtccagtcccctgtgtggggagccccagccccagagcacagcacacagcagtgcagtccgggctggagcagctgccctgcagccctggcttggctgtttgtggcagctgaatgctccctgtttccagctgtccctgcaggatggccccagggcagagcccagccgggctcccactgcagcccctggagcttggggcagacagtgctcccagagctgaggttcatggggagcacccgcagctgtgcctcgcactcagtgctggcaagtggtgtgttctcatctcctgcagcctgaggggaaaacaacctgtgctgccaggccagcactgcccctctgggcagggacaatgctgaagggctttcccattccagaggagctggcactgagccttggcagggcctggcagggctggagccgggtctggcctgctgtccgggactcgctgcccaccaaccacccccacccaccacgctccatcctccagagacagaagggtctgtgtgtgccaggggctcttggatgtctgtgcatccatggacagaagggtctgtgtgtgccaggggctcttggatgtctctgtatccatgtacagaaggctctgtgagtgccaggggctcttggatgtctctgtatccatggacagaagggtctgtgtgtgccaggggctcttggatgtctctgtatccagggacagaagggtctgtgtgtgccaggggctcttggatgtctgtgcatccatggacagaaggctctgcctgtgccagggtttccataatgtctctgtacccatgggtatgggatgaacatggacagtgaaagtgtcagtcatgttgcttgcacactccttcctttgtacacaaGACAAAACCATGCACACCCCCAGGTATGGATATATTAATAGGATATGGATGAATAGGGGTTTCCCACAATGCAGTAACTTTAGCATAACTCACCATTTAACTGGTGgccaggggattttttccctactCTGTGGGAGAAGGcgtccaagagctgaaggagcagcattcagaagcagattcaggatttctaggtaggaagtggagctcacaaccatccacatAACTCaccatattcattgggatgggctgctgcttctctaggaatttggcccaatgcagacatgagacttggaaaaatcccagctctctgtgggtttgtgtaaaagggggagcagcacaaacactttgtgcttgcctgggggacacaaggtccaaggagctttggtggcagagggtgacctgggctggtggcaggtgaagttccattctatgacattctcagagtggcacaggacaaaggtccaagtacccccaaccccactgatgaagtccttagagtgctgcacatcctctaggaaaagctgctgtcacacaatctattgggatttataactttcatttgcaacgctttaaatccaaatttcaaactgcaatatttttacactcaagacacagtaatgcataaatgcataatagatctttcaatttcctataGATTCcatcacaatttaaaataacataatattgcaaacaaaaccctgaatgttttaaaaagggatgctgaggtcagtaagatgaatccatgccatcagaacatttacagagtaactgatttctcttcttgaAAAGATCAGTtgcctcttaatccaaagttactGATGATTTTCAGTACACatttgtatttttggttttatctttcatatttttttctttccttttttgtccagtgtttttaacagagaactcgtcctacaaaaggaatgtacagcaaaatgagaaatatttctgataaacaatgaaaatgtaggctcctcctctgtttccttttctatggataccctgaagaaaaatatctagcagatatgagcagaggtgtgaagtgtttcatttggactgtgctggagttagcactgctgacatcctgatccagtcaagagctgcagaattcttttgcagatctcaaaccttgtgtttgcaggcacagcacctgcagtgctgacacaccaatgcacatgaataactctgttattccctctcagaatttgggctctgccccagcacgaggtgctgcagccctttgctcctggttcccgtgtggagcagctcccttcctgctggctgagctgctcaggcagagcccggcagctcctggccctgcagggctgaggcttttccccactgctgggcacagactgatggagcagcactgctgaacacaggggcacacagagggaccaggagcagctgcctttggccacctgaggctccaaggcccaaactctgagcagccagggctggaagagactcgcagactccctgttggctgtgctgccccacttgtgcccagcccagctctgcctggggcagagggagaacaaggggcagctccctcccagcccagcccagggacccctccagccccagggcttggggcactgtcagcacctgctgctccagccaccactcctgctggccctgacagcaacacccaaactggggctgatcccgagggagcagcagcagggcctggatctgatccctgactctggggcagggctgggcaaatgaccccacagcagcagcagcagcagcagcacatggagctgactttcaggaCAGCcactgccactcttccctcccgtgtgcagcggtgtcacagcagcctgaggcacctgggagcccccagtgccagcagggacttgagatggcagccctgggctcctggaggttgttcAAGGAaaagagctggggactcccagtccatggggagcttccagatggaaaaggctgctgtgcccaggcagctccaagggcaaagaaaggagagtctcgaccactggatctgagCCAGTCCCagagtcctgggcagcagccactgagccttgggggaagagagggcacagcaagagggacaaaaccaggcgaagtcagagactggagagagccagacctgggacaggaacagctgcttcactgcactcttggagaaagctcttggctggttcacagcgctgaaaggcatgaagggcagagaggaggccataccaaacaatgctcctgtttccacaccctcccctctctgtgtcccagaaggaattgcatggaCTATATTCAACTCTCCGAgtcgtctcgttcagcatgagcagcttagcaccaggagctgaaggagctgccaccataggccacaggagctgagcaagagggaacttttagagcaaagtaatgctgctcaaatagacctagctAAATGCAGTGGAtagaataatggaatcacagcatcatttctgttggaaaatacctctgagctcatccagtccagctgttcacccagcaatgtcaagcccagcactaaaccatgtccctgaagtgccaaggcctggataacagccctgagtgaggcctgagcagcaggccctgagccaaaggtgacctctggatgaaccttccaaccaaaggttatctttgtatatgctcactgatgaaatatgcatggtcattagcactgtgatagatgtagccacttATTAGTGAAATATGTattgacctttctgtatttagaagctggacaaggccatgaaatctgacatctgtccttgtttggggctgtaggatcaaagtcagctcccttggttcctccttgagccctgaccaggctttgggaggaacccaagaggaggatgaaaccagatgttcccacactggaagtgctgtcagtttgttcattcagcactgtcagagctgggccctctcacagcgaggttggagcctcacctgtggctggaggcacctgcacgaattcccagtgtccaggagtggctctgcagcccttggctgggacagcttcccccagctgctgtgtggatctgggggatggtaaaggCTGAGGGTAAcaggtgctggatctttcttaatcactgcaggcaatctttggtgcTGATGGTTGGGTgccttgctgagctgctccttttgtgatcctttgctgctttgagctgcagtaaatgacactgattccttcagttggagtctgtgtctttggtgctgaccctgcccactggtaaaacaaaactggcagagtctggccagatcagagcaaaatgtcacttgtgAAATGTAAATATGAGGAATCAGTCCTGCCAGAAattcctggttttcttttctttttccttttttttcttggtaaaaCAGAAACCATGCCCTAAAAAGAGATTGGAGCAGTGAGCAAGCACTTAAAAGTCTTTTAATGCCAGATGTattaaaatgcatccaaaaattgcatatgcaaaaaggaaaagaacttgtgggtttgggaaGACGAAGATTAATTTTGTTAACAGcacattggaaacagcaccaaCTGAAGGAAGAATTGGTTTTGGAATACTCCCACATAGAGGGACAGAGGAAAGTTTAAATCTTGAGGTCAGGttcatttgtgcaagtgaaactatttactattaatattaatattattatatcACACAAACAAACCTGAGCTCAAGACACCAacctttttctgtcacttcatGTGGGAGTGTTCCAACAacagtttttccttctgttggtGTTGTTTCCAATGTGTCATTAACAAAATTCACCCTCGTCTTCCCAAAAACACAAgttgttttcctcttcccataaaaaatggataatgtgaaataatgttgaaaactgtaatttgttagctttggctgctcactgtAACACTAAATACCCTACAGAAAAGGACTGGCCACGACCCAAATGTCAGTGGTAAACTTTGTATATTGTGTGTAATGAATAAAGGAGGACAGGATGAAATTGGGTATTTTTAtagggtttgctgatactgtgatgcagagtgcttttTCTATTACTGTGAGAAACAAAGACATTAAGACTTCTGGGTTTTTCATGTGCTAGACcatccacaagctgcaggattgaTTGAAcaggtgaaggggttgttaaaagagcagttgacaaaatgaggagatgggaacctgtccccatggagaacccatctcccaggtgtgctccaagcccttaacaatggcccactggggaaacggaaacccctggctgtgcatggCTGCCCCCAATTTATATTAGAGCTAAATCAATTATTACAAGAAATAATAAGTGATGCAGTGAAAATGTCTAATAGCACATACTGTGAGCTCCAACCAACACAAATGAGGCTCTGCAGAACCACACagccttggattatctgcttgctggccagggaggaacctgggctaTTCTAGGGCAGGAATGTTACAGGAatgtctggcagtgctgggtttgatATCCAACCATCAGGAATCTCCTTGATAGAAAGATCAGGAGGAGAgaggcagaaaggagaaaattcttcctggtgggattggctcccaaattggaggctgctgtgaaatgaattTGTGGCAGTCACTGTCATCATTGCAGCACTTGGTGTGTCATGATTCCATGttagagttgttgtgacaccttttgctggaaatggagtactgagacttgtctaaaaaaaaaagacacagtctcaagaaaaaagggacatttgGTAAAA contains:
- the LOC135287550 gene encoding serine/threonine-protein kinase pim-1-like, encoding MEEGFRAPPLGSAAAGPEPPVPRSENRTPGDGRAGAGEGRSGAVAGPGLSAESRVPPAGKAQEALQERYRLGSLLGRGGFGSVWSATRLSDGAPVAIKRVPRDRIRHWSELPDGTSAPVEIVLLAKVSCDCAGVIQLLEWLELPDSFLMVLERPERCQELSDFLAERRFLPEEEARGLFRQVLEAVRHCTSCGVLHRDIKPQNIVLDLASGQLKLIDFGCGAFLQDTAYTQFAGTLAYSPPEWTQHQSYHGEAATIWSLGLLLYQLVVGKHPFRRGQEIIWGRILFPPRLSQECQDVIKRCLSMQPSDRPSLKELFCHPWVQGAPRP